In the genome of Acidobacteriota bacterium, the window GTGGCGGCCCGCGCTTTCACCCTGGACAAGATGGTGGAGGGCATCGCCTACACCATCGCCCGCCGGGCCGCCCGGGGGATCGCCCACGGGGTGGTCATCATCCCCGAGGGCCTCATCGAGTTCGTCCCCGAATTCCGGCGGCTCATCGGCGAGCTGAACCGGGTCATCGACACGCACAAGGCCCGGATCGACGCCCTGCTCCCCGAGGAGCGGAAGAACTTCATCCGCGACGGGCTTTCCCCCGAAAACCGGGCGAGCCTGGACGGCCTCCCCGAGGAGTTCCGCACCATGCTGCTCCTGGACCGGGACGACCACGGCAACCTCCCCGTCTCCCAGATCCAGACGGAGCGGCTCCTCATGCACCTCGCGGCCGACAAGATCCTCGCCATGCAGCGCGACCCGGGGGCCTTCGACCCCCTCTTCCGGAAGTTCACCGACGAGGAGATGGACGCCTTCAAGGCCTTCCGCTTCAACCCCCTCGCCCACTTCCTGGGCTACGAGGGCCGCTGCGGCGCCCCCAGCAAGTTCGACATGGCCTTCACCCTCAACCTGGGCCTGTGCGCGGGCTCCCTGATCCTGGCGGGGAAGACGGGCTACATGGCGTCGGTCACCGACCTGGACAGCGGCGGGCGCCCGGTGGCCATCCCCCTCACCGGCCTGATGAACCTGGAGCAGCGGGGCGCGAAGGAGAAGGTGGTGATCCGCAAGGCCCTGGTGGACCTCGGCTCCCCCGCCTTCAACCATTTGAAGGCGTACCGGAAGTACTGGGCGGCGGGGGACTACTTCAACTCCACGGGGCCCCGGCAGTACTGGGGGCCCGAGACGGTCACCGACGGCATGCCCCTGGCGGTGATCCTCAACAACGGTTACCGTTCGCCCCTCTTCGACCTCGGCAAGGAGCTCCCGGTCTTCCCGCCCGAGGGCCCGCCGGTCGAGTGACGGGAAAAAGGTGGTGGCGCCGGCTTCAGCCGGCGCGGTGAAAGCGGCGCCAGGCCGCCGCAGCCGGAGGCCGGCGCGGCTTTGGGGGCATTGGCGTGAAGGCGCCGCTGCTTCTTCGGCCGGTCCCGAGCCAGGACAATACGGGGATCCTCACCCTTTTTCGATCGAACCGAAGCTCACGGCGTTTTGCCTCCGGTGGGCTCAGGGGATGGCCGCGGACGGGTGGTTTTCCGCCCCGGAGGGCGGGTGGCCGAAGTGCTCCTTGTAGACCTTCCGGAAGTGCCCGTAGTCTGAAAAACCCAGGCGGAAGGCGATCGCCTTGAGGCTCAGGCCGTCGCCGGCCTCGATCATCGCCCGGGCCCGCGCCAGCTTCTCCCGCTGGAGGGCCTCCCCGGGCGTGCTTCCCCGCTCCTGCCGGTACTTTCGCGAGAAGTGGTCGGCGGTGTACCCGAAGCGCTCCGCCCAGGAGGCGACACTCAGGTCCCGGATCACCTCGTCCGGGCAGAGCCGCAGGTAGAGGTCGGCCCTGTCGGAGGTCTGCCCGCCGTCCCCGGCGAAGGGGCAGAACCCGGCCAGGAAGTCGGTCGCGGCGGCCACGAAGGCCTCGCGTTTTTCCGGGACCCCGCGCAGCGTGAAGAACGTGCGGGAGAGCCCGAGCTGGGCGCGGATGACTTTCTCCACGTCCCGGGCGAAGACGGCCGAGAGGAGGCCCGAGAGGAGCGCCATCAGCCGTCGGTCGGCCTCGGCCGGGTCCTGGAGGGTGCCGTCGAGCAGGGTGTCCAGGTAACGCTCCAGTTCCCGGCGGAAGGCCTCCCGGCCGTGGTCCAGCTGGACGCTCACCAGGTAGCGGGCCCGGTCCAGCGACACCGTGATGAAGTGCCTGAGCATCGTCGGCCCCTGTCGCAGGGCTCGCGCCCGTTCCCGGGGGCCGGGGGCGGGGCGCGGCGGACCCATTCTACCGCAAAATCGTGCTCCCGGTAAGCCCGGAGTGTGGTCGGCACCCGGAGAACGGGTCGGGGGCGCCGCAACCGGTCCCCGTCGCGGATAATCCCACCCGGATGTCGGGTTTCCCCCCGTTGCCGCCCCGGGACCGGGCGCTTACACTGGGGAGGAGAACCCGGGGCGCCGCCGGCGGCCCGGGTCTGCCGGAGCCAGCCGGCACCTCGCGAAACCAGGAGGCCGCATCATGAAGATCAAGCTTGCCGTGACGATCCTCGCCCTGTTCCTGACGGTTCCCGTGGGGCCGGGCCTGGCAGCCGCCCCCCGGGCGGAGGCCGGGGCTGCCGGGGGGGTCGGGGCCCTGGTGATCGAACGGTCCACCTTCCTGGGCGGTGACGGGGTAGAGGTCGGAGTTGCGGCCGTCGTCACCCCGAACGGGGACCCCTGCATCGCCGGGTGCACCTACTCGGATGATTTCCCCGGCGCCCCCGGTTCGACGGCCGCCGGGGCCGACGTCTTCGTCTCCCGCTTCTCGTCCGCCGGCATGCAGCTTCTCTGCACCGCCATCCTCCGGGGGAGCGGGTACGAGTACGTCACGGACCTGGTGTCGGACGGGGACGGCAACCTCTACGTGGCGGGGTCCACCAACTCCCCGGACTTCCCCGTCCTCCACGCGTTCCAGCCGAGCCTGGGGGGGTACGTCGATGCCTTCGTGACCAAGCTCTCCCCCGAGGGGACCCTCCTGTGGTCCACTTATCTGGGGGGCGTCAACGAGGACGTGGCTTACGCCCTGGCCTTCGGGCCCGACGGGGTCCTCACCCTCGTCGGGCGGACCCTCTCCCCGGATTTCCCGTCCCTGCCGAACCCGACCCCTTTCCACGGGCTCTGCGACGCGTTCGTCGCCCGGGTCCGGGCGGCGGACGGCGTCCTCCTCCGGAGCGCCTTCCTGGGCGGATCCCAGTGGGACCAGGCGACGGACGTCAAGGTGGGCCCGTCGGGACACCTCTGGGTGGCGGGATCGACCCGTTCCCCCGACTTTCCGGTGCTCAATGCCTACCAGTCCCAGAATGCGGGAGAGATGGACGCCTTCCTCGTCAAGCTCGACCCCTCGGCGACCCTGATCGTTTCTTCCACCTTCCTCGGCGGCTCCCGGGACGACCAGGCCATCGCCGTGGAGCTCGACCCGCTTGGCCGGGTGTACCTGGGGGGGGTGACGGGTTCGGACGACTTCCCCACCCAAGACGCCCTGCAAGGGAACCTCGCCGGGGCCTCGGACGCCTTCGTCACGTGCTTTTCAAGCGGGGCCGCCTCCCTGCACTGGTCCTCCTACCTGGGCGGCTCGAACTACGACAACGTCACCGATCTCGTCGTGAAATCCCCCTCGGCGGTGGCGGTGATCGGTCAGACCGTCTCCCCCGACTTCCCCTTGAAGGAGAGCCTTCCCCGGAATTTCTCCCTCTCCGAAAACCTCTTCCTCTGCGAGGTGTCCCCCGCGGACGGGGCACTGGGCGCTGCCACCCTCCTGGACACGGCGGTCCCGTACAAGAACACCAACCGGGCGTCCATCGGCGCGGACGGGTCCTGCCTGCTCGCCGCATCGGCGTCGACACCCGACTTCCCCCTGGCGGAACCCTACCAGACCGCGCTGCGGGGGGAGTCCGACGCCGTGCTCGTCCAGGTGGGCCGCGGCGCCCGGGGACTCCTGGTCCCCCACATCGCATCCACCCCGGACTGGCGGACGCGGATCACGCTGGTGAACCTCTCGGGCCTCCCGCGCGCGGTGACGTTCACCGCGTACGCCGAGGACGGGACGCTGTTGGAGACCCGGGCGGCCGGGACCTTGCCGGCCCTGGGGTCCCGGACGTTCGACGCGGGGGAGGTGTTCGGCCCCGAGGTCTTCACCCGCGGCGCCTGGGCCAAGATCTTCAGCACCGGAGACCTTCGGGGCGTCGTCGTGTTCGGGACGCGGGACGGCCGGGCCCAGACCTCGCTCCCACTCTTCTCCGACGGCGCCTGTGAGTGGGTGTTCCCCTTCGTGGCGGAAACGGGCCCCTGGTACACGGGGTTGACACTGGTCGGCACCGGTTCCTTCGGGGGGCTCGTTCAACTGCACGCGCACGCGGAGAACGGGGCGCTCCTCGGGACGACCCCGGTGAACCTCGCGGCGGGCGGGAAGTACGTGCGCCTGGTCCGGGAGATCTTCCCGGGGCTGGACCCCGAGGCGGTCCGGATGGTCCGGGTCACGTCGGATCAGCCTCTTGTCGGGTTCGAACTGTTCGGGAACTGGGCCTCCGCGGGGCTCTCGGGGTTGGCGGGCAACCCGCCGGGGCCGAGGTGGGAGGATGCGTCGGCGGCGGGACATCCCGCGTCGGCGGCGCCGGCCCGCGGCGATTCCGGGTTCCGGGTCTGCACCGAGGTCCCGCCCGAGGGGGACTACTACACCAGCGCCACGTTCTGCAACCTCGAACCGTCGCCCATGCGATTCCTGGCCAGCCTCATCGACGCCAACGGCCTTCCGTTGGCCGAGAAGCTCTGGACCGTCGGACCTTACGAGCAGGTCAGCCGCGAGGTCCGAAACCTGGTGGGGGAGGGGGAGCCCTGCCCCCCCGGTTCGTATCTCGCCCTGGTGGGCGAGGGCCCCGGCTTTGCCGGTTTCGAGCTGTTCATGACCCGCTCGGGCGCCTTCGGCTTCGACGGTTTCCCCGCCCTCCTTCCTGGCGGGGCGCGACTGATCTTCCCCCTGGCGTCGCTCAGCCCGGAGGAGACGGCGGGGTTGCGAATCCATGCCTTGGGTGGAGCGGGAAACCTGGTTTTTCACGCCTTCGGGAGCAACGGCGAAGCCCTGGGGTCGGCTCGGTCAACCGTCGCCGCCATGGGGCTCTTTCACGGCACGGTGGCCGGTCTCTTCCCCGGCGTTGCGGAGCAGGTGGCCTGGATCGCCGTGCAGGGCACCCAGCCGCTGGTGGGCGAGATGCTCCTGGCCTCACCGGACGGGTCCCGGATGGTGTGTTACCCGGCCGTCCCCGGCAGCCCCTGCGGGTTGCCCTGATCGACGGCCTTCCGGTGAGCGGGCCGACATCGGCGGGCCCGCGGCGGCTTGACAGAACGGGGGCCGTCCGGTAGACTTCGGCCACGTCTTGGAGAGGAGAGGGACCGGGCGTGCTGGACTCCCGCGGGTGCGACGAGGATCCGGGATCGGTCGGGGCGGGCCCGACCCGGGGAAAACCCCGGGCCGGGAGACCCCGGGCCGCCGTCCTCCGTGCCGGCGGCGTCCTGCTGGGTGTGGTGCTGGCCCTTTCGCACCCCGCCGCCCGGGACCCCGCGCCGCGGCCGCACCAGTACGTCGTGGAGCACTGGACCGTGGAGCGGGGCCTGCCCCAGAACACGGTCACGTCCATCGCCCAGACCCCGGACGGTTTCCTCTGGTTCGGGACCCTCGAGGGGCTGGTCCGTTTCGACGGGGTCGAATTCCGGGAGTACAACCCGGAGAACACGCCGGCGATCCCCGACAGCCACATCGTCTCCCTGGCCCTGGATTCCCGGGGCACCCTGTGGGTCGGCACCTACGACGGCAGCCTTCTCGCCCTCACGCCGAAAGGGTTCACTCGCCGCGTCCCCTCGCCCGGCGCGGTCGGCCGGCGTCCCCTCCGCATCCGCCCGGCCTCCCCCGACGGGGTCTGGCTGTGGGACGTCGACGGGCGGGTCCGGCGTTTCCAGGGGGGGCGTTTCTCCGGGGAGACCAACGGGAACCCGTCGGGCGACCGGGAGGTGCGGGACGTTCTCGAGGACCGGCAGGGGCGCCTGTGGATCGGGACGACGCGGGGCCTCGCGTGCCTGGACCACGGGAACCGGCGCGAGTGGGGGCCCTCCGGGGGGCTCTGCGGCAGCCGGGTCACCGCCCTCGCCGAGACGGCGGACGGCGCGGTGCTGGCCCTGACGGAGGCGGGCATCAACCGGTTCGAGAAAGGGACCCTGGCCCGGGTGACACCCGTCCCCGCCTTCCGTGACCGGGAGCCGCGCGTCGCCTGTCCCGACCGGCGGGGCACCCTCTGGGTCGGCACGGGGAAAGGGATCGTCCGCCTCCTCGCGTCGGGGACCTGCGTGATCACCCAGGCCGACGGGCTCACCGACGACGTCATCTTCTCCCTCTGCGAGGACCGGGACGGCGGCCTGTGGGCGGGTACCTTCCGCGGGGGCGTGAACCGCCTGTCGGAGGGCCCTTTTCGGGTGTACGACACGGCCGACGGGTTGCCGGACCCCTGCGTGCTGACGGTCTGCCCCGACCCGGCGGGCCGGCTCTGGGTCGGGACCCTGAAGGGCTTGGCGGTCCTGGGGCCGGACGACCGCCCGTCGGCCGTGCTGTCCCCGGACCCCCGTTCCCCCGCCGCCGTCTGGTCGATCTGCCCTTCCGCCGCCGGCGGCATGTGGGTCGGTTTCGACCAGGGCATCGGGCGGTTCCGGAGCGACCTGTCGCCGGTGAGGGTCCCCCCGCTGCCGGAGAACAGCCTCGTCTTTGCGCTCTGGGAGCACCCGTCCGGCAGCCTGTGGGCCGGCGTGCTGGGGAAAGGCCTGTGGGTCCTCGACCAGGGGGTGTGGCGGCGGGAGGACCGGGTCCCGGCCGGGGTCGTGCGGGGGATTGCCCGGGATGCCGCCGGGACCGTCTGGCTGGCCACCGAGAACGGGCTCTTCGGGCTGCCGGAAGGGCCCGGGGCATCGTGGTCCCGGGTCGGGGGGCTGCCCCCGGAGGAGGTTTTCTGCCTGCTTCCCCGGGGGAACGACCTGTGGGTGGGGACCAACGGCGGGGGGCTCTGCCGGGTCCGCGGCGGGCGCACGGCCGTCGTTTCCCCCAAGGCCGGCCTTCCCAACGGCCGCGTCTTCCAGGTCCTCGACGACGGCGCCGGGTCCT includes:
- a CDS encoding SBBP repeat-containing protein, with amino-acid sequence MKIKLAVTILALFLTVPVGPGLAAAPRAEAGAAGGVGALVIERSTFLGGDGVEVGVAAVVTPNGDPCIAGCTYSDDFPGAPGSTAAGADVFVSRFSSAGMQLLCTAILRGSGYEYVTDLVSDGDGNLYVAGSTNSPDFPVLHAFQPSLGGYVDAFVTKLSPEGTLLWSTYLGGVNEDVAYALAFGPDGVLTLVGRTLSPDFPSLPNPTPFHGLCDAFVARVRAADGVLLRSAFLGGSQWDQATDVKVGPSGHLWVAGSTRSPDFPVLNAYQSQNAGEMDAFLVKLDPSATLIVSSTFLGGSRDDQAIAVELDPLGRVYLGGVTGSDDFPTQDALQGNLAGASDAFVTCFSSGAASLHWSSYLGGSNYDNVTDLVVKSPSAVAVIGQTVSPDFPLKESLPRNFSLSENLFLCEVSPADGALGAATLLDTAVPYKNTNRASIGADGSCLLAASASTPDFPLAEPYQTALRGESDAVLVQVGRGARGLLVPHIASTPDWRTRITLVNLSGLPRAVTFTAYAEDGTLLETRAAGTLPALGSRTFDAGEVFGPEVFTRGAWAKIFSTGDLRGVVVFGTRDGRAQTSLPLFSDGACEWVFPFVAETGPWYTGLTLVGTGSFGGLVQLHAHAENGALLGTTPVNLAAGGKYVRLVREIFPGLDPEAVRMVRVTSDQPLVGFELFGNWASAGLSGLAGNPPGPRWEDASAAGHPASAAPARGDSGFRVCTEVPPEGDYYTSATFCNLEPSPMRFLASLIDANGLPLAEKLWTVGPYEQVSREVRNLVGEGEPCPPGSYLALVGEGPGFAGFELFMTRSGAFGFDGFPALLPGGARLIFPLASLSPEETAGLRIHALGGAGNLVFHAFGSNGEALGSARSTVAAMGLFHGTVAGLFPGVAEQVAWIAVQGTQPLVGEMLLASPDGSRMVCYPAVPGSPCGLP
- a CDS encoding diphosphate--fructose-6-phosphate 1-phosphotransferase, which translates into the protein MDKAILEKMAREKGTSPFERCLKQKPVPVCQAFRNSREIVPATFRKTGQILSTPDAGRIAPMFPNTVAAHGNRVLEAVRDVEPAPVTGKKVVVLFSGGPAAGGNNVIVGLHRALGPRNLLFGVQAGPGGLIKGNAFPIGEAEARNILNMGGFDFLGSDRTKIEAVHQFDRVREVCREKAVDAIVVVGGDDSNTNAAFLAEHLFRDVHADGRGVQVIGVPKTIDGDLQVPGLLPISFGFDTATRIYAAIVGNIAKDTPSSRKYYHFIKIMGRSASHVALEVALMIRPSMTFVSEEVAARAFTLDKMVEGIAYTIARRAARGIAHGVVIIPEGLIEFVPEFRRLIGELNRVIDTHKARIDALLPEERKNFIRDGLSPENRASLDGLPEEFRTMLLLDRDDHGNLPVSQIQTERLLMHLAADKILAMQRDPGAFDPLFRKFTDEEMDAFKAFRFNPLAHFLGYEGRCGAPSKFDMAFTLNLGLCAGSLILAGKTGYMASVTDLDSGGRPVAIPLTGLMNLEQRGAKEKVVIRKALVDLGSPAFNHLKAYRKYWAAGDYFNSTGPRQYWGPETVTDGMPLAVILNNGYRSPLFDLGKELPVFPPEGPPVE
- a CDS encoding protein kinase; protein product: MLDSRGCDEDPGSVGAGPTRGKPRAGRPRAAVLRAGGVLLGVVLALSHPAARDPAPRPHQYVVEHWTVERGLPQNTVTSIAQTPDGFLWFGTLEGLVRFDGVEFREYNPENTPAIPDSHIVSLALDSRGTLWVGTYDGSLLALTPKGFTRRVPSPGAVGRRPLRIRPASPDGVWLWDVDGRVRRFQGGRFSGETNGNPSGDREVRDVLEDRQGRLWIGTTRGLACLDHGNRREWGPSGGLCGSRVTALAETADGAVLALTEAGINRFEKGTLARVTPVPAFRDREPRVACPDRRGTLWVGTGKGIVRLLASGTCVITQADGLTDDVIFSLCEDRDGGLWAGTFRGGVNRLSEGPFRVYDTADGLPDPCVLTVCPDPAGRLWVGTLKGLAVLGPDDRPSAVLSPDPRSPAAVWSICPSAAGGMWVGFDQGIGRFRSDLSPVRVPPLPENSLVFALWEHPSGSLWAGVLGKGLWVLDQGVWRREDRVPAGVVRGIARDAAGTVWLATENGLFGLPEGPGASWSRVGGLPPEEVFCLLPRGNDLWVGTNGGGLCRVRGGRTAVVSPKAGLPNGRVFQVLDDGAGSFWMGCNRGIFRVSVADLDAVADGRSGVVRAERFGLGDGLKSLECNGGLQPAGCRTADGRLWFPTNRGLAAVDPRAATTVRPAPAARVETVRVDGDPRDPAAALDLDASAQALEFQFLAPCFVKADRVRFRQFLSGFDKGWVDAGKRRSAVYTNLPPGRYRFSVQAYFPDGAPGPVFTSAPVTVHAPIWKRTWFQALLVMACALALVLGYRATRWVLAAFRLWRRTHWVGPYRILERVDSGGEGTVFRARDRRNRQVVALKVLDRNLVDPEARDRLFRELEIGRRRIHPAVVRTLDHGEAGGRLYLVMEFVEGRTLRAVLREGVLPVPAAVELFLAVLEVVEAIHREGVTHRDLKPDNIILLGDARQPADPVAGAAARDLKVLDLGMARLADGSTLTRTGLLMGTMDYLPPEYLSGAVLHSPAIDLYACGIILYEMLTGTKPFADSGEDLYQRLYAVLNRDPEPVTTFRPSLPPDLARLVMSLIARRVEDRLVDIPTIRARARRLLDGPGVLP
- a CDS encoding helix-turn-helix transcriptional regulator gives rise to the protein MLRHFITVSLDRARYLVSVQLDHGREAFRRELERYLDTLLDGTLQDPAEADRRLMALLSGLLSAVFARDVEKVIRAQLGLSRTFFTLRGVPEKREAFVAAATDFLAGFCPFAGDGGQTSDRADLYLRLCPDEVIRDLSVASWAERFGYTADHFSRKYRQERGSTPGEALQREKLARARAMIEAGDGLSLKAIAFRLGFSDYGHFRKVYKEHFGHPPSGAENHPSAAIP